The following proteins are co-located in the Candidatus Polarisedimenticolia bacterium genome:
- the kynU gene encoding kynureninase: protein MTSPRPTDYAPDEEFARRLDANDPLARFRSRFLVPRRGEGGEQLYFLGNSLWLLPAAAREHVEKEMDAWGRKAVAGHFEGKLPWVDYHRNLTAPLARLVGALPSEVVAMNSCTVNLHLMMVSFYRPTPERHRVLMEDCAFPSDTYAVQSQIRFHGFDPAEALRVARPRPGESVLRTEDLIELLEREGDTIALVLLGGVNYFTGQFFDLESIGAAARRRGCAVGWDLAHAVGNLPLRMHDCEADFAVWCSYKYLNAGPGAIGGCFVHERHAGDGSLPRFAGWWGNDPRTRFSMHLIRSFVPVLGADGWQLSNPSILAAAPLLASLAIFEEAGLEALRAKSVALTGYLEFLIDRIPGVAYEILTPRDPAARGCQLSLRVKRDAAALQRRLEGAGIVADLREPGVLRFAPVPLYNTFTEVWRLAQALDAAASD from the coding sequence ATGACTTCCCCGCGCCCGACCGATTACGCTCCGGATGAGGAATTCGCCCGACGCCTCGACGCGAACGACCCGCTGGCGCGCTTCCGCTCGCGCTTCCTCGTCCCCCGCCGCGGCGAGGGCGGGGAGCAGCTCTATTTCCTGGGGAACTCGCTGTGGCTGCTGCCGGCGGCGGCGCGCGAGCACGTCGAGAAGGAGATGGACGCGTGGGGGCGGAAGGCGGTGGCCGGCCATTTCGAAGGGAAGCTTCCCTGGGTCGATTACCACCGCAACCTGACCGCCCCGCTGGCGCGCCTCGTCGGCGCGCTGCCCTCGGAGGTGGTGGCGATGAACTCGTGCACCGTGAATTTACATCTGATGATGGTCAGCTTCTACCGCCCCACGCCGGAGCGACACCGGGTGCTGATGGAGGATTGCGCCTTTCCCTCCGACACCTACGCGGTGCAGTCGCAGATCCGCTTCCATGGCTTCGATCCGGCCGAAGCGCTGCGCGTCGCCCGGCCCCGCCCCGGCGAGTCGGTCCTGCGGACGGAAGACCTGATCGAGCTGCTCGAGCGGGAAGGCGACACGATCGCTCTGGTCCTGCTGGGAGGCGTGAACTACTTCACGGGACAGTTCTTCGACCTCGAATCGATCGGCGCGGCCGCGAGACGGCGCGGCTGCGCGGTGGGATGGGACCTGGCGCACGCCGTCGGCAACCTTCCCCTGCGGATGCACGATTGCGAGGCCGACTTCGCCGTCTGGTGCTCCTACAAGTACCTCAACGCCGGGCCCGGGGCCATCGGCGGCTGCTTCGTCCACGAGCGCCACGCCGGCGATGGGAGCCTGCCGCGCTTCGCCGGTTGGTGGGGCAACGATCCCCGGACGCGCTTCAGCATGCACCTGATCCGGAGCTTCGTCCCGGTGCTCGGCGCCGACGGGTGGCAGCTGAGCAATCCCTCCATCCTCGCGGCGGCACCCCTGCTCGCCTCGCTGGCCATCTTCGAGGAAGCGGGCCTCGAGGCGCTGCGCGCCAAATCGGTAGCGCTCACCGGCTATCTCGAGTTCCTCATCGATCGCATTCCCGGCGTGGCTTACGAGATTCTCACGCCGCGCGATCCGGCGGCACGCGGCTGCCAGCTGTCGCTGCGCGTCAAGCGGGACGCCGCCGCACTGCAGCGCCGCCTGGAGGGGGCGGGTATCGTCGCCGATCTGCGCGAGCCGGGCGTCCTGCGCTTCGCGCCGGTCCCTCTCTACAACACCTTCACCGAAGTCTGGCGCCTGGCGCAGGCGCTGGACGCCGCCGCCTCCGACTGA
- a CDS encoding amidohydrolase family protein, whose translation MKIDLHTHILPERWPDLRQRYGYGDFIRLDHAAPGRARMMMGERCFREIEANCWDPAVRLEECEQSGVRAQVLSTVPVMFSYWAKPQDGLDLSRLLNDHLASIVRQHPDRFAGLGTVPLQDPDLAAAELERCVRELGLRGAQIGTHVNDWNLDHPALFPFFQHAQELGAAIFVHPWDMLGRERMGKYWLAWLVGMPAEVSLAICSLIFGGVLERLPRLRIAFAHGGGAFPGTLGRIERGFLGRPDLVAVDNPVNPRAYLGRFYLDSLTHDPDQLRLLLKLAGARRIALGSDYPFPLGEPRPGGMIESMADLPPETKDRLLSGTALEFLGLPPESFIA comes from the coding sequence ATGAAAATCGATCTGCACACCCACATCCTGCCCGAGCGCTGGCCCGATCTCCGGCAGCGCTACGGCTACGGCGATTTCATCCGCCTGGATCACGCGGCACCGGGAAGGGCGCGGATGATGATGGGCGAGCGCTGCTTCCGGGAGATCGAGGCCAACTGCTGGGATCCCGCCGTGCGTCTGGAGGAGTGCGAGCAGTCCGGCGTCCGGGCGCAGGTGCTCTCCACCGTCCCAGTGATGTTCAGCTACTGGGCCAAGCCGCAAGACGGATTGGATCTCTCTCGCCTGCTGAACGATCATCTCGCCAGCATCGTGCGCCAGCACCCTGACCGCTTCGCGGGACTCGGTACGGTGCCGCTGCAGGATCCCGACCTCGCCGCCGCCGAGCTGGAGCGCTGCGTGCGCGAGCTGGGGCTGCGCGGGGCCCAGATCGGCACTCATGTGAACGACTGGAACCTGGATCACCCGGCGCTCTTCCCCTTTTTCCAGCATGCGCAGGAGCTGGGGGCCGCGATCTTCGTCCATCCCTGGGACATGCTCGGCAGGGAAAGAATGGGAAAGTACTGGCTGGCGTGGCTGGTGGGAATGCCCGCCGAGGTGTCGCTGGCAATCTGCTCGCTCATCTTCGGAGGCGTCCTGGAGAGGCTGCCGCGTCTGCGCATCGCCTTCGCCCACGGCGGCGGCGCCTTCCCGGGGACCCTCGGGCGGATCGAGCGGGGCTTCCTGGGACGTCCCGACCTGGTGGCGGTGGACAACCCGGTCAATCCGCGCGCTTATCTGGGCCGCTTCTATCTTGACTCCTTGACCCACGATCCCGATCAGCTCCGCCTCCTCCTGAAGCTCGCCGGAGCCCGGCGCATCGCCCTGGGGAGCGATTATCCATTTCCTCTCGGCGAGCCGCGTCCCGGCGGGATGATCGAATCGATGGCCGACCTGCCGCCGGAGACGAAGGACCGGCTCCTTTCCGGCACCGCGCTGGAGTTCCTCGGTCTGCCGCCGGAAAGCTTCATCGCATGA
- a CDS encoding DUF3761 domain-containing protein yields the protein MAKWFGKPPKKATFRCKDGTYSKAKDSQGACSQHGGVAFEIEKAHPAK from the coding sequence GTTCGGCAAGCCTCCGAAGAAGGCGACCTTCCGCTGCAAGGACGGGACCTACTCGAAGGCGAAGGATTCTCAAGGCGCCTGCTCGCAGCACGGCGGCGTGGCCTTCGAGATCGAGAAGGCCCATCCGGCGAAATGA